One stretch of Solenopsis invicta isolate M01_SB chromosome 16, UNIL_Sinv_3.0, whole genome shotgun sequence DNA includes these proteins:
- the LOC105204725 gene encoding protein KIAA0100 isoform X1: MTGLLAFCIIFLILYCFFTRVVPRLLAWIVKRRYKIHLQVGHISVPYFIFRDVNVTKNGFTLQIEEISIRSSLLSSDVAKLLAVVMRDVRINKDVPTIGPTCKIKQSNELLDFRNKKIPPIIIKCVQFTAVHVENISILALGNGWLANGNAESLSLDGSIVHGARTLLASASIVGGTMKLLRHASDACLSQITFAGTVEATFKAQGELSVETLCIGVTQTEGSGGAGLIQFLRDRSSPSTTACTCTEAAHDDSSNNLMTRIAPILPKDFTLKVGNSLIIAGREDSSMVGLEGTLRSLQVHAKFQANKTRLNFTVGLDGLCVRGKLPILTLHSLSIDTKMEENLLCVDVQLNNLSMMYDHRDWELLLYNNENDISQPVGNISLKDRLPNFEITLNTELYDSSLNIKLPDVQEASCGVAHMKFALNSQTDKTKNLNTELVVESLYCALNGTNSNISETSHQWGSPLSIGVLLATTRSNAIGIAVDALITEWSLELARFLEQAYKCYKKYRQPIMKKKDTISSNSIQLNLKVTNCNLFFIAENELSIMMRLDVATVEQNSKRFVGVAEGMSAITLNKNEPIMCQHAQTLTHPFLAVRKCKAAITSDAVNISLDGTNLAWSPNLHLRLLQFWVESADFRSIIRKEMSATRIEEVQKKKRVLDLLATGGITVSIDISTKHFLILASDQLRWSHGEWRLTYVRVTLDMADVIMIEGFELIRIADNAEVRAERQSNEGFVLDWNECWALNIDSMKISFPYEHQFTNAIQNELLSIRKWLKEIHSSSLRDKRESLPSDLMIKIKEWTFELSDDPFEVRLRDNYELLEDEYKESLKRQAMLDAKVQELCRAHLLLPQGKVEELYASLNKKNAEIYVQRWKQMQRAGPARTRLFAWTMLDLEILALADPSINGTEKAVRALREMDSETPWPEDGLEFNAVWVRGISLKCAEWKLQLRDFPQPLLLVENLNVWGRLAGAEALAPPRAKRTVRIEIGAPWEDIVVERGMTSLKYYHDLNWDIDKFRYAFGPCWEPVIAQCNLSFEKILHPSRDPSPPLPFWDKMRLALHGRLTLCVKQLTVLLHGSLDPYNTTEEMELTWTGLELDWTQGKIIVKGDLDVYVRTASKYDDCRLLHLPNVRLSVKLAWVCLGDPRDHHAAIPCAPDRLPEYSSNQEHDSFRAFRSQNLNVSLSLETKPTGSPTLTSAPTALLYGSTLRWFENLKLILSGATRPTRKGPLFKNIRPRKKQLSRHYRKVRLTLAFHRFHVNYWMSFAMQRGFEVTGGRVACSSEHNLALHPIDDGLIHRPRAEWSIVYMNCELSDAEIWLKSALQEDEVESASLRQPVEKCYCLSVARVSYGREAMVAGVSGDTPIHRLVVHDLRGAWTKTNRDVAFALFDSFIKTQQLKKNLSTAALKGFHREPPNSSTTHKNRAITMRPSVVSVVDQQVVGVGVGVGVGVGVGVGVGVGIGVGTSTGGGGVVADDQVVTTPGGSSSVVKKPQQGEAAGMLQRLIAEAGNKPVAFSDDLSVQTRGHQLRGLAACHQDDVLHKNWLIALVNSQVLLKGIETRGYVILSAAKAEILQRVHSPVWKERSLVSKTTWVGSLECMQYYATVSANIDDNLDDNIMWLTLDNIQEKDSTIIAGLPDVPALVGSGQSVGGVVSQTVGGGGGPQHQLQRIVSRCKCEFFYVGYGQTLDVGSVDQVPAPPGEEVSPWERKDLTAADAFTLMHHDLDVCTNSLQYAMILDIVNNLLLYVEPRRKEASERLQRMRFQLQLHSVEDQKRPIQQLQNTVRGLMAKLRRLERETYLVQKALADESSPELLTEMERLEASVFECKEQLGAKAEELDVMLSCYKETTAPAAASTTLKDKPAAVARVAEICFKHAQWRLTDADGQLGIADLILTNFLYTKTSKTDDSVEHLLELGYVRMTNLLPNQIYTEVLVPTELQSNMPVDRQRALRVFCREKAPVAGISVKEHFEINVVPLTIGLTKKFFNTMLKFCFPERDPEGIEEAPAPQRDSSFYVPIERRDDVEKMKERADKNKLFIYIKIPEVPVRVSYKGNKEKNLEDVRDFALVIPTLEYHNVTWTWLDLLLAMKSDSRRVILSQAIKQKLQIKPRGPPEESTPQEEDKARLLLGTRHLPGDAKKKSMFKFK, translated from the exons ATGACTGGATTACTTGCATtctgcataatttttttaatcctttattgtttttttacccG AGTGGTACCAAGACTATTGGCATGGATAGTGAAACGTCGGTACAAAATTCATTTACAAGTAGGCCATATATCTGTCCCTTATTTTATCTTCCGTGATGTCAATGTAACTAAAAATGGATTTACATTG CAAATTGAAGAGATAAGCATACGCAGCAGTTTACTTAGTAGTGACGTAGCAAAACTGTTGGCTGTTGTTATGAGAGATGTCAGAATAAATAAGGATGTTCCGACAATTGGTCCAACGTGTAAAATAAAGCAGTCCAATgaattattagattttagaaataagaaaataCCACCGATCATAATAAAGTGTGTCCAG TTTACAGCTGTACATGTAGAGAACATAAGCATACTAGCTCTTGGCAATGGCTGGTTGGCTAACGGAAATGCAGAAAGTCTGAGCTTGGATGGCAGTATTGTACATGGTGCACGAACGTTATTAGCATCTGCCTCTATTGTTGGTGGAACTATGAAACTACTACGACATGCTTCCGATGCATGTCTCTCTCAAATAACGTTTGCTGGAACAGTAGAAGCCACATTTAAAGCTCAAGGAGAACTCTCGGTCGAG ACATTATGTATCGGAGTGACGCAAACTGAAGGATCTGGCGGTGCAGGTCTCATTCAATTCTTGAGAGATAGAAGTTCGCCAAGTACTACAGCTTGTACATGCACCGAAGCAGCACATGACGACTCCTCCAATAACTTAATGACTAGAATAGCGCCTATTTTGCCGAAA GATTTTACATTGAAAGTCGGCAATTCGTTGATAATAGCTGGTAGAGAGGATAGTAGTATGGTAGGTTTGGAGGGTACCTTAAGAAGTCTTCAAGTCCATGCAAAATTTCAAGCTAATAAGACGCGTTTAAATTTTACCGTTGGCCTAGACGGTTTGTGCGTCCGCGGAAAGCTTCCTATTTTAACTCTACATTCATTGTCGATTGATACAAAG ATGGAGGAAAATCTTTTGTGCGTTGACGTACAACTGAATAATCTTTCAATGATGTATGATCATAGAGACTGGGAATTGTTGctgtataataatgaaaatgacaTTTCACAACCTGTTGGCAACATATCGTTGAAAGATAGATTaccaaattttgaaataacattaaatactGAGCTGTATGACTCTTCCTTAAATATCAAATTACCAGATGTGCAAGAAGCATCGTGTGGTGTCGCACATATGAAATTTGCTTTGAATTCACAGACAG acaaaacaaaaaatctaaATACAGAATTGGTCGTTGAATCTTTATATTGTGCATTAAATGGCACCAATAGCAATATCTCTGAAACCTCTCATCAATGGGGCAGCCCACTTTCCATTGGCGTGCTTTTAGCGACAACTCGTAGCAACGCCATAGGAATCGCAGTTGACGCTCTCATAACCGAGTGGAGTTTAGAGTTAGCGAGATTTCTCGAGCAAGCTtacaa GTGCTACAAAAAGTATCGGCAaccaataatgaaaaaaaaggataCGATATCAAGCAATTCCATCCAATTGAATCTTAAAGTAACAAACTGCAATCTATTTTTCATCGCAGAAAACgaac TATCTATAATGATGCGTTTGGATGTCGCGACTGTGGAACAAAACTCAAAGCGATTCGTAGGCGTGGCGGAAGGCATGAGCGCGATAACTCTTAATAAGAACGAGCCGATCATGTGCCAACATGCGCAAACATTAACGCATCCGTTTCTGGCAGTACGAAAGTGCAAAGCTGCGATTACTTCTGACGCCGTCAACATTAGTCTCGACGGTACTAATCTAGCATGGAGTCCTAATTTACATCTACGTTTATTGCAATTTTGGGTGGAGTCTGCAGATTTTCGATCTATCATCAGAAAAGAAATGAGCGCGACTCGTATCGAAG AAGTACAAAAGAAGAAACGCGTTTTGGATTTATTAGCGACTGGTGGGATCACCGTCTCTATAGATATTTCTACTAAACATTTCTTGATCCTGGCGTCTGACCAGCTGCGCTGGTCACATGGCGAATGGAGACTCACCTACGTTCGAGTTACCTTAGACATGGCTGATGTAATTATGATCGAGGGTTTCGAATTGATTAGAATAGCCGATAACGCGGAAGTGCGAGCGGAGAGGCAAAGTAACGAAGGCTTCGTATTGGATTGGAACGAGTGCTGGGCGCTAAACATCGATTCcatgaaaatttcttttccaTACGAGCATCAATTTACGAACGCGATACAAAATGAGTTGCTCAGCATCAGAAAATGGCTGAAGGAAATTCATTCGTCGAGCTTACGAGATAAAAGGGAATCCCTGCCTTCCGATTTGATGATCAAAATAAAGGAGTGGACGTTCGAGCTGAGCGACGATCCGTTCGAGGTACGTCTGCGCGACAATTACGAGCTGCTGGAGGACGAGTACAAGGAGAGTTTGAAGCGGCAGGCGATGCTGGATGCCAAGGTGCAGGAACTTTGCCGCGCGCACTTACTGCTACCGCAAGGAAAGGTCGAGGAATTATACGCGAGCTTAAATAAGAAAAACGCGGAGATCTACGTGCAGAGGTGGAAGCAGATGCAACGGGCGGGACCGGCGAGGACTCGATTGTTCGCGTGGACCATGTTAGACCTGGAGATATTGGCCCTGGCCGATCCATCGATAAATGGTACAGAAAAGGCGGTGAGAGCACTCCGAGAAATGGACTCAGAAACACCTTGGCCCGAGGACGGTCTCGAATTCAATGCCGTGTGGGTTCGCGGGATCAGCCTGAAATGCGCCGAGTGGAAACTCCAGCTTCGCGACTTTCCGCAGCCGTTACTCCTGGTGGAAAACTTGAACGTGTGGGGCAGATTGGCTGGCGCGGAAGCTCTGGCACCGCCGAGGGCAAAAAGGACTGTGAGAATTGAAATCGGCGCGCCATGGGAGGATATAGTGGTAGAAAGAGGTATGACGTCTCTCAAGTATTATCACGATCTCAATTGGGATATTGACAAGTTTAGATATGCGTTCGGTCCTTGCTGGGAGCCGGTGATAGCGCAGTGTAATCTCAGTTTCGAGAAGATCCTTCATCCGTCGAGGGACCCGAGCCCGCCGTTACCGTTCTGGGATAAAATGCGATTGGCCCTTCACGGTAGGCTGACGCTCTGCGTGAAACAGCTGACGGTATTGTTGCACGGCTCTCTAGACCCGTACAACACGACGGAGGAGATGGAGCTTACATGGACCGGATTAGAGCTCGATTGGACGCAAGGGAAGATAATCGTTAAAGGTGATCTCGACGTGTACGTGCGCACTGCTAGCAAATACGACGATTGCCGACTACTACACTTGCCCAACGTGAGATTGAGCGTTAAACTAGCCTGGGTATGCTTAGGCGATCCGCGCGATCATCACGCCGCTATACCCTGCGCCCCGGACCGCTTGCCCGAGTACTCGAGTAATCAGGAGCACGATTCGTTTAGGGCGTTCCGCTCGCAAAACCTCAACGTCAGCCTCTCGTTGGAGACGAAGCCGACTGGCTCGCCTACCCTGACCAGTGCGCCAACGGCGCTGCTCTACGGCAGCACGTTGAGATGGTTCGAGAATCTTAAGTTAATTCTGTCGGGCGCGACGAGACCGACGAGAAAGGGCCCGCTGTTCAAAAATATCCGGCCGAGGAAGAAACAGCTCAGTAGACATTACAGGAAGGTTCGGCTGACCTTGGCCTTCCACCGTTTCCACGTAAACTACTGGATGTCGTTCGCGATGCAGCGTGGCTTTGAGGTGACCGGAGGTCGAGTCGCCTGCAGTTCGGAGCACAATCTCGCCCTGCATCCGATCGACGACGGGCTGATCCATCGGCCGCGAGCGGAATGGTCCATCGTCTACATGAACTGCGAGCTGAGCGACGCCGAGATTTGGCTGAAGAGCGCCCTGCAGGAAGACGAGGTGGAGAGCGCCTCGCTGCGTCAGCCGGTCGAGAAGTGTTACTGCTTGAGCGTGGCGCGCGTCAGTTACGGCAGGGAAGCGATGGTCGCCGGGGTGAGCGGCGACACGCCGATTCATCGATTGGTCGTGCACGACCTACGCGGCGCCTGGACCAAGACCAATCGTGACGTTGCCTTCGCTCTCTTCGACTCCTTCATCAAGACTCAACAACTCAAGAAGAATCTATCGACCGCAGCCCTCAAAGGTTTCCACAGGGAACCCCCCAACAGCTCGACAACGCACAAGAATCGTGCGATCACCATGAGACCGAGCGTGGTGTCGGTAGTCGATCAACAGGTGGtgggcgtcggcgtcggcgtcggtgTGGGCGTTGGAGTTGGAGTCGGCGTTGGCGTCGGAATCGGCGTGGGCACCTCCACAGGTGGTGGTGGTGTTGTTGCTGATGACCAGGTCGTAACAACGCCAGGAGGCTCCTCCTCCGTCGTGAAGAAACCGCAGCAAGGCGAGGCGGCGGGAATGCTGCAGAGACTGATAGCAGAGGCCGGGAACAAACCGGTGGCTTTCAGCGACGATTTGTCGGTGCAAACTAGGGGACACCAACTGCGCGGGCTAGCGGCATGTCATCAGGACGACGTCTTGCACAAAAACTGGCTGA TCGCTTTGGTAAACAGCCAAGTACTGTTGAAGGGCATTGAAACCCGCGGCTACGTCATTCTCTCGGCGGCTAAAGCAGAAATACTACAAAGAGTTCATTCGCCGGTCTGGAAGGAGCGATCTCTTGTTTCGAAAACAACTTGGGTTGGCTCGTTGGAATGCATGCAATATTACGCTACTGTAAGCGCAAACATCGACGACAATCTCGACGATAATATCATGTGGTTGACATTGGATAATATACAA GAGAAAGATTCCACTATCATAGCCGGCTTGCCGGATGTCCCGGCTCTAGTAGGATCTGGCCAAAGCGTCGGCGGTGTGGTCAGTCAGACGGTGGGAGGCGGTGGCGGCCCTCAGCATCAATTGCAACGCATAGTGTCCCGATGCAAGTGCGAATTTTTCTACGTTGGTTACGGTCAGACCTTAGATGTGGGCTCTGTCGATCAAGTGCCAGCTCCGCCCGGGGAAGAGGTCAGCCCATGGGAGAGGAAGGATCTAACCGCGGCCGACGCGTTTACCTTGATGCATCATGATCTAGATGTATGCACCAATTCGTTACAATACGCTATGATTCTAGACATAGTCAACAATTTGCTGCTATATGTGGAACCGAGGCGGAAAGAGGCTTCGGAAAGGTTGCAAAGGATGAGATTCCAGTTGCAATTGCATTCCGTCGAAGATCAAAAGAGGCCGATACAACAATTACAAAATACAGTGCGCGGCTTGATGGCGAAATTGAGACGGTTGGAACGCGAGACGTATTTGGTGCAAAAAGCATTGGCCGACGAGTCCAGTCCGGAATTACTCACGGAGATGGAACGCTTGGAAGCGAGCGTATTTGAATGCAAGGAACAACTTGGCGCCAAGGCGGAGGAATTGGACGTTATGTTAAGTTGTTACAAAGAAACTACCGCGCCAGCGGCCGCGTCGACTACACTCAAGGACAAGCCAGCCGCGGTGGCCAGAGTAGCTGAGATTTGCTTTAAACACGCGCAATGGAGGCTGACGGATGCGGACGGTCAATTGGGTATCGCCGATCTTATTTTAACCAATTTTCTTTATACGAAAACTAGCAAGACCGATGACTCGGTGGAACATCTGTTGGAACTAGGATACGTCCGGATGACGAATTTACTACcgaatcaaatttatacggaaGTACTTGTACCTACGGAACTGCAAAGTAATATGCCTGTAGATCGACAAAGAGCTCTTCGAGTCTTTTGCAGGGAAAAGGCGCCGGTCGCAGGAATCTCCGTCAAAGAACACTTTGAGATCAATGTAGTACCTCTTACGATAG GTTTGAcgaaaaaattcttcaatactATGCTTAAATTTTGCTTTCCCGAGCGCGATCCGGAAGGCATAGAGGAAGCACCAGCGCCGCAACGTGATTCCTCCTTTTACGTGCCTATCGAGAGAAGAGACGACGTGGAAAAAATGAAGGAAAGAGCTGATAAgaacaaattgtttatatacataaagataCCGGAAGTACCTGTTCGCGTATCGTACAAG ggaaataaagaaaaaaacctTGAAGATGTACGTGACTTTGCGCTGGTCATACCAACTTTAGAATACCATAATGTTACATGGACATGGCTCGACCTGCTTTTGGCGATGAAGAGCGATTCCAGACGTGTAATACTGAGCCAAGCTATTAAacaaaaactgcaaataaaaCCAAGGGGACCACCTGAGGAATCTACGCCGCAGGAAGAAGACAAAGCTCGCCTTTTGTTAGGTACCAGACATCTTCCTGGGGACGCGAAAAAAAAGagcatgtttaaatttaaataa